The Polyangiaceae bacterium genome includes a region encoding these proteins:
- a CDS encoding fumarate hydratase, whose amino-acid sequence MTEFSFQELLPLGADDTPYRRVTTDHVSTFEAAGQRFVRVEPAALTLLTREAMRDIAHFLRPGHLAQVRRILDDPEASANDRFVARELLENANISAGGVLPMCQDTGTAVVMGKKGQWVVTGGGDEAAIARGVFDTYQTSNLRYSQLAPLDMYREKNTGQNLPAQIEIFATDGDAYKLLFMAKGGGSANKSYLYQETKALLNPESMLRFLEEKMRSLGTAACPPYHLAVVVGGTSAEYALKTAKLASARYLDSLPGEGNDLGRGFRDRSLEEQVLALAQKTGIGAQFGGKYFCHDVRVIRLPRHGASCPVAIAVSCAADRQALGKITAEGVFLEQLETDPAKYLPDTTQAELGGEVVRVDLTRPMSEIRATLSRYPIKTRLSLTGPMVVARDIAHAKIKERLDRGEGMPDYLKNHCVYYAGPAKTPAGMASGSFGPTTAGRMDSYVDLFQSEGGSLIMLAKGNRSKAVTDACKAHGGFYLGSIGGPAARLAKDCIKKVEVLEYPELGMEAVWKIEVVDFPAFIVVDDKGHDFFADIAGGGDKRLPVVAP is encoded by the coding sequence ATGACCGAGTTCAGTTTCCAGGAGCTTCTTCCCCTCGGCGCCGACGACACGCCCTACCGTCGCGTCACGACCGACCACGTCTCGACCTTTGAAGCAGCCGGGCAGCGCTTCGTGCGCGTGGAGCCAGCGGCGCTGACGCTGCTCACCCGCGAGGCCATGCGCGATATCGCCCATTTCCTCCGCCCCGGTCACCTGGCTCAAGTGCGGCGCATCCTCGATGACCCGGAGGCCTCCGCGAACGATCGCTTCGTGGCCCGCGAGCTGCTCGAGAACGCGAACATCTCCGCAGGTGGGGTCTTGCCGATGTGTCAGGACACCGGCACCGCCGTCGTGATGGGCAAGAAGGGCCAGTGGGTCGTCACCGGCGGCGGCGACGAGGCGGCCATCGCGCGCGGGGTGTTCGACACCTATCAGACGTCGAACCTGCGCTACAGCCAGCTGGCGCCGCTGGACATGTACCGCGAGAAGAACACCGGCCAGAACCTGCCGGCGCAGATCGAGATCTTCGCGACGGACGGCGACGCCTACAAGCTCCTGTTCATGGCCAAGGGCGGCGGGTCTGCCAACAAGAGCTACCTCTACCAGGAGACCAAGGCGCTGTTGAACCCGGAGAGCATGCTGCGCTTCCTGGAGGAGAAGATGCGCTCGCTCGGCACCGCGGCGTGCCCGCCCTATCACCTGGCGGTGGTCGTCGGCGGGACCAGCGCCGAGTACGCGCTCAAGACCGCCAAGCTCGCCTCGGCGCGCTACCTGGACAGCTTGCCCGGCGAGGGCAACGACCTCGGCCGCGGCTTCCGCGACCGGAGCCTGGAAGAGCAGGTGCTCGCGCTCGCGCAGAAGACCGGGATCGGCGCGCAGTTCGGCGGCAAGTACTTCTGCCACGACGTGCGGGTGATCCGCCTGCCGCGTCACGGCGCCTCGTGCCCGGTCGCGATCGCGGTCTCTTGCGCCGCGGATCGGCAGGCGTTGGGCAAGATCACCGCGGAGGGCGTGTTCCTCGAGCAGCTCGAGACGGACCCGGCCAAGTACCTCCCGGACACCACCCAGGCCGAGCTCGGCGGCGAGGTCGTGCGCGTCGACCTGACGCGTCCCATGAGCGAGATCCGCGCGACGCTCTCCAGGTATCCGATCAAGACCCGGCTCAGCCTGACCGGACCCATGGTGGTCGCGCGCGACATCGCCCACGCCAAGATCAAGGAGCGGCTCGATCGCGGCGAGGGCATGCCGGACTACCTGAAGAACCACTGCGTCTACTACGCCGGGCCGGCCAAGACGCCGGCGGGCATGGCGTCCGGCTCGTTCGGTCCGACGACCGCGGGGCGCATGGACTCCTACGTGGATCTCTTCCAGTCCGAAGGCGGTAGCCTGATCATGCTGGCGAAGGGCAACCGCTCGAAGGCGGTCACCGACGCCTGCAAGGCTCACGGCGGGTTCTACCTCGGCTCCATCGGCGGACCTGCGGCGCGCCTCGCCAAGGACTGCATCAAGAAGGTCGAGGTGCTCGAGTACCCCGAGCTCGGCATGGAGGCCGTCTGGAAGATCGAGGTCGTGGACTTCCCGGCCTTCATCGTGGTGGACGACAAGGGGCACGACTTCTTCGCGGACATCGCCGGTGGCGGGGACAAGCGCTTGCCCGTGGTGGCCCCGTGA